One genomic region from Anopheles bellator chromosome 2, idAnoBellAS_SP24_06.2, whole genome shotgun sequence encodes:
- the LOC131209860 gene encoding gamma-butyrobetaine dioxygenase-like: MLLSRAVASAARLSLNRLATIKTHGATASYDPSNLCHPTNRFARRVSSGTVVREASSTPLSSPNNRHQRLGAKSTINSEDSPDPSGGVSRTVPGSRPSLASSFACRRLISEAHVTEDRSRVLLEVVLPPGDTPDPSVDRFEYPAVWLRDNCQCEACFHGGSSSRVLDWQTFVVDRVRIATAQPVDGGQSLEITWSGGHRSVFSTGWLLERSFRREDAEAYLEEWYRPSPVLWGAADFGAVMQEFAFADVLHEDAATRQWIEALIRYGVVMIKGAPLTEHECRRLANRVGFIRKTHYGEEFIVKAKEGTSNVAYLSTPLQMHTDLPYYDYKPGCNLLHCLVQSTDTTGGGANLIADGFFVADRLRREHPDAFRLLSETLVNWSDVGQDEGGRFHSIYRAPVICLGRDGRLERINHSVPQRDSHFCVASLDHVDRWYRAMQRFVSVLHQEAVQFRTAPGDILTFSNVRAVHGRTGYTDTAQSSRHIVGAYLDWDEIYSKLRVLKGPAAK; this comes from the exons ATGCTTCTTTCCCGTGCTGTGGCTTCAGCCGCACGGCTGTCGCTGAACCGTTTAGCCACCATCAAGACGCACGGAGCAACTGCTAGTTACGATCCTAGCAACCTTTGCCACCCCACAAACCGTTTCGCCCGGCGAGTTAGTTCTGGGACGGTGGTACGCGAAGCATCTTCGACTCCTCTGTCTTCGCCCAATAATCGGCACCAGCGGCTGGGGGCAAAGTCCACCATCAATTCGGAAGATTCACCTGATCCCAGTGGGGGGGTCTCGCGGACGGTGCCAGGTTCGCGCCCCTCTTTGGCGTCATCGTTCGCGTGCCGGCGACTGATAAGCGAAGCGCACGTCACGGAAGACCGGTCGAGGGTGCTGTTGGAGGTGGTGCTGCCACCGGGTGACACGCCCGATCCGTCGGTCGACCGGTTTGAGTATCCCGCCGTTTGGTTGCGGGACAACTGTCAGTGCGAAGCCTGCTTTCACGGTGGTTCTTCGAGCCGCGTCCTCGACTGGCAAACGTTCGTCGTGGATCGGGTGCGGATTGCCACCGCACAgccggtggacggtggccaATCGTTGGAAATCACGTggagcggtggccaccgatcggtgttCAGTACCGGCTGGTTGTTGGAGCGCAGCTTCCGGCGGGAAGACGCGGAAGCGTATCTGGAGGAATGGTACCGGCCATCGCCGGTTCTCTGGGGAGCGGCCGATTTCGGGGCGGTGATGCAAGAGTTTGCGTTCGCCGACGTGCTCCACGAGGACGCAGCAACGAGACAGTGGATCGAAGCGCTCATCCGGTACGGGGTGGTCATGATCAAGGGTGCCCCCCTGACGGAGCACGAGTGTCGCCGGTTGGCCAACCGCGTGGGATTCATACGCAAAACGCATTACGG CGAGGAGTTTATCGTGAAGGCCAAGGAGGGAACGAGCAACGTGGCGTACCTATCGACGCCGCTCCAGATGCACACGGATCTGCCGTACTACGATTACAAGCCGGGTTGCAATCTGTTGCACTGCCTGGTCCAATCGACCGacaccaccggtggcggtgcgaaCCTGATCGCGGACGGGTTCTTCGTCGCGGACCGACTCCGGCGCGAACACCCGGACGCGTTCCGGTTGCTCAGCGAAACCCTGGTCAACTGGTCCGACGTCGGACAGGACGAAGGAGGGCGCTTCCACAGTATCTACCGGGCTCCGGTCATCTG CCTTGGGCGTGACGGACGGTTGGAGCGGATTAACCACAGTGTCCCCCAGCGGGACAGCCACTTCTGTGTGGCGTCGCTCGATCACGTCGATCGCTGGTACCGGGCCATGCAACGGTTCGTGAGCGTCCTGCACCAGGAGGCCGTACAATTTCGGACAGCACCAGGCGACATCCTTACCTTTAGCAACGTACGGGCAGTGCACGGCCGCACCGGATACACCGATACGGCGCAAAGCTCACGGCACATCGTCGGAGCGTACCTCGATTGGGACGAAATCTACTCGAAGCTACGGGTCCTGAAGGGTCCGGCAGCGAAATAA